The Shewanella sp. KX20019 genome window below encodes:
- the zapE gene encoding cell division protein ZapE, with product MTPSSALIQQSNTGIQQQNLGPLARYRRQQLAQSGFVDDPSQYQTLQAIEALYLAITSTHSSKPPIENVKGLYLWGDVGRGKTFLMDLLYDSVENTPKLRLHFHRFMARIHQEMIAESGNREPLSRIAKRIASECKLLCFDEFFVSDIGDAMILGKLFEALFSEGVTLVATSNIPINELYRNGLQRQRFLATIDLLKEFTQEIHLNGKTDHRLHHAVIQQRYFINDTGTAQSQHNAFTDRFGAMSASTTPHDEELIVHGRVIETIKYDDHIAWFHFDALCDGPRSQLDYIDIATRFNIVMLSEVPILGGEPRSWIRARGTEDGVIAIETGERQLSYAVNDDPARRFISLVDELYDQGVELYIQADVAMEDLYSGGALSFEFRRTLSRLTQMQSLTYSNN from the coding sequence ATGACACCTTCTAGCGCGCTAATACAGCAATCGAACACAGGGATTCAACAACAAAATCTAGGTCCTCTGGCGCGCTATCGGCGGCAACAACTCGCGCAATCCGGGTTTGTTGACGATCCTAGCCAGTATCAAACGCTGCAAGCTATAGAAGCATTGTACCTGGCGATCACATCGACACACTCTAGTAAGCCGCCCATTGAAAATGTTAAAGGCTTATATCTATGGGGCGATGTTGGCCGCGGTAAGACCTTTCTAATGGATCTGCTTTACGACAGTGTAGAGAACACGCCTAAATTACGGCTGCACTTTCATCGTTTTATGGCTCGTATTCACCAAGAGATGATCGCGGAATCGGGTAACCGGGAGCCGCTTTCCCGAATTGCTAAACGTATCGCTAGCGAGTGTAAACTACTGTGTTTTGATGAGTTTTTTGTCTCCGATATCGGTGATGCGATGATCCTAGGCAAGCTGTTTGAAGCGCTATTTAGTGAAGGCGTGACCTTGGTCGCCACCTCAAACATCCCCATTAACGAGTTATACCGTAACGGCTTACAACGACAACGGTTCTTAGCCACCATCGACTTATTAAAGGAGTTTACCCAAGAGATCCATCTTAACGGCAAAACCGATCATCGACTGCATCACGCGGTTATTCAACAGCGCTACTTTATTAATGATACAGGCACAGCGCAAAGCCAGCATAACGCTTTTACGGATCGCTTTGGCGCAATGTCGGCATCAACCACGCCCCACGATGAAGAGCTAATAGTGCATGGCCGAGTGATTGAAACCATCAAATACGATGACCATATCGCTTGGTTTCACTTTGACGCGTTGTGCGATGGCCCACGCTCGCAATTAGATTACATCGACATCGCCACTCGTTTTAATATCGTGATGTTATCTGAAGTACCAATATTAGGCGGTGAACCCAGAAGCTGGATCCGTGCTCGCGGCACTGAAGACGGGGTTATCGCCATCGAAACTGGCGAGCGGCAGCTGTCCTATGCTGTGAACGATGATCCAGCGAGGCGCTTTATCAGCTTGGTCGATGAGTTATATGATCAAGGCGTTGAACTGTACATTCAAGCAGATGTGGCAATGGAAGATCTCTACAGCGGCGGAGCGTTAAGTTTTGAATTTAGGCGCACCTTAAGCCGACTAACCCAGATGCAGTCGTTAACTTATTCGAATAATTAA
- the norR gene encoding nitric oxide reductase transcriptional regulator NorR → MSLSQTDLTRIALDITAGLSDHDRFSRLLDTIRQTLHCDAAALLQFTGQQFNPLAIDGLSPDVLGRRFIISEHPRLEAIARAGDIVRFPADSELPDPYDGLIPHQGDHLVVHACIGLPLLANGDLIGAVTIDGFDPKQFNAFSDNELRTLSAIAAASLSNALMIDKLEKQALQSQEITSVNRIDPDSRVEMIGHSMAINSLKNELSVVASTDLNVLILGETGTGKELVAKSVHQQSNRAKQPLVYLNCAALPESVAESELFGHVKGAFTGAISHRSGKFEKADNGTLFLDEIGELPLGLQAKLLRVLQYGDLQKVGSDKSLKVDVRIIAATNKDLKQEVLAGRFRADLYHRLSVFPIVVPPLRERDGDVTLLSGFFVERCRQKLGLKSLRLDASSLALLNDYDWPGNIRELEHVLHRASVLSRAQSSSNSCLITPQHFDFNVEPQTAAVKPKVKANQATLPSNRTLKQATAAFQSQYIQQVLTENDGNWAATARALALDSGNLHRLAKRIGIK, encoded by the coding sequence ATGTCTTTAAGCCAAACCGATCTTACCCGCATCGCCTTAGATATTACTGCGGGGCTTTCTGACCATGACCGATTCTCACGCTTACTCGATACCATAAGGCAAACTTTGCACTGCGACGCCGCCGCGCTGCTGCAATTTACCGGCCAGCAATTTAATCCTCTAGCCATCGATGGCCTCAGCCCTGATGTGCTGGGACGACGCTTTATTATCAGCGAACATCCACGACTCGAAGCCATTGCCCGTGCTGGTGATATTGTCCGTTTTCCCGCAGACAGTGAACTACCCGATCCCTACGATGGGCTTATTCCTCATCAAGGTGATCACTTGGTGGTGCACGCCTGTATCGGATTACCGCTACTTGCTAATGGCGACTTAATTGGCGCTGTTACTATTGATGGCTTCGATCCTAAGCAGTTTAACGCTTTCAGTGACAATGAACTGCGTACACTTAGTGCCATCGCAGCCGCGTCACTTAGCAATGCATTAATGATAGATAAACTCGAGAAACAAGCACTGCAATCACAAGAGATCACCAGCGTAAACCGCATAGATCCAGACTCTCGTGTGGAGATGATAGGCCATTCCATGGCGATTAACTCGCTTAAGAATGAGCTTAGTGTGGTTGCCAGTACTGATTTAAACGTGCTCATTCTAGGGGAGACAGGCACAGGTAAGGAGCTAGTAGCAAAGTCTGTGCATCAGCAGTCCAATCGTGCCAAGCAGCCACTGGTCTATTTAAACTGTGCCGCACTGCCGGAATCGGTTGCAGAAAGCGAACTATTTGGCCATGTGAAAGGCGCGTTTACTGGCGCAATAAGTCATCGTAGCGGTAAGTTTGAAAAGGCCGACAACGGTACGCTATTTTTAGATGAAATCGGCGAACTCCCCTTAGGCTTACAAGCCAAATTATTAAGGGTGCTGCAATACGGTGACCTGCAAAAGGTAGGTTCAGATAAAAGCCTTAAAGTTGATGTGCGTATCATCGCTGCGACCAATAAAGATCTAAAACAGGAGGTGTTAGCGGGGCGCTTCAGAGCCGATCTTTACCATCGCCTCAGCGTATTCCCCATTGTTGTTCCGCCCTTAAGAGAGCGTGATGGTGATGTCACTCTATTAAGCGGTTTCTTTGTCGAACGCTGCCGACAAAAACTTGGCCTTAAAAGCCTGAGACTAGACGCTAGCAGTCTTGCTCTTCTTAATGACTATGATTGGCCGGGTAATATCCGCGAGCTGGAACATGTACTACATCGAGCATCAGTGCTGTCTCGCGCGCAATCATCATCGAACAGTTGTCTTATCACGCCGCAACACTTTGACTTTAACGTGGAGCCGCAAACTGCCGCAGTAAAACCTAAAGTAAAAGCGAATCAAGCCACCTTGCCTAGTAACCGAACACTAAAACAGGCAACAGCTGCTTTTCAGTCGCAGTATATTCAGCAAGTATTGACCGAGAACGACGGCAACTGGGCGGCTACAGCCAGAGCACTAGCACTCGATTCAGGCAACTTGCATCGACTGGCTAAACGGATCGGAATTAAGTAG
- a CDS encoding M16 family metallopeptidase, with translation MVYWIRLFIVRISVMRMGTIRAASISLITYLGLTLLGCQQTQIDFTDTSAASLPQFVPIKGAPAVEPMRFEQSQTVEQKALPNGSKLFVLNDPKSGLDHLTLVAYSPKQPFRNVDVLNRAFEEKRRWLVANTALSCTQSLTFRPSLHSIAIGISCHQLSTEASELLISFWQANSFDNIDIANVRRQLKLAKHINAFSGAEINTVWAKTILGEEHIYNQALNDRSLADSLTLKSLNKIRDQIQSQADWAVLTNPRLLKDNGEQPQTLLAAATALNNSSSKSQHTEALSLPVVPFGNSSKTLYIIDAPGSVQTQVRIGYPLTRDLKETRLNQPVLPSQASSDAQDCQILASWLGRSFSGRLYYDLREVRGLTYGIYGRCYDNPLSRTIKFYGSTKLQHTGAFIDGVLKHLALAAQSPASQAELTAVKTYNTSKLMLQQDNPMALEVDTIRQLTSGYSPLYPQEFADSIDALTAKRLQTIAAKVFNRTPYIVIRGDAGKISVDLQQKFPDWQLIEVTENE, from the coding sequence ATGGTCTATTGGATAAGACTTTTCATTGTAAGAATTAGCGTCATGAGAATGGGCACCATAAGAGCGGCAAGTATCAGCTTGATTACCTACCTTGGCTTAACACTACTAGGCTGCCAACAGACCCAAATAGATTTTACCGACACAAGCGCCGCCAGTTTACCCCAGTTTGTCCCTATTAAAGGCGCGCCAGCGGTCGAGCCAATGCGCTTTGAACAAAGCCAGACAGTTGAGCAAAAAGCACTGCCAAATGGCAGTAAACTATTTGTGCTTAACGATCCTAAATCAGGTTTAGATCACCTTACTCTCGTTGCCTATAGCCCTAAGCAGCCTTTTAGAAATGTAGATGTGTTGAACAGGGCATTCGAAGAGAAGCGCCGTTGGCTTGTGGCCAATACGGCACTGAGTTGTACCCAAAGCCTTACCTTCAGACCCTCTTTACACAGTATCGCCATTGGTATTAGTTGCCATCAACTTTCCACTGAAGCCAGCGAGCTATTAATCAGTTTCTGGCAAGCTAACAGTTTTGATAACATCGATATTGCCAATGTTAGACGACAATTAAAGCTCGCCAAACACATCAATGCTTTTAGTGGTGCAGAGATAAACACCGTCTGGGCTAAAACGATTCTCGGTGAAGAGCACATCTATAACCAAGCGCTCAACGACAGATCCCTTGCAGATAGCTTAACGCTTAAAAGCCTTAATAAGATCAGAGATCAGATCCAATCTCAAGCGGACTGGGCTGTATTAACCAACCCAAGGTTACTTAAAGATAACGGCGAGCAACCACAAACATTGCTGGCAGCTGCGACAGCGCTAAATAACAGCTCAAGCAAGAGCCAACATACAGAGGCACTGTCCCTGCCTGTAGTGCCTTTTGGTAACAGCAGTAAAACCCTGTACATTATTGATGCCCCCGGCAGCGTGCAAACCCAGGTAAGGATAGGCTACCCACTAACGAGAGACTTAAAAGAGACACGACTAAATCAGCCTGTACTACCAAGCCAAGCTAGCAGTGACGCCCAAGATTGCCAAATACTGGCAAGCTGGTTGGGGCGTAGTTTTTCTGGTCGATTATATTACGACTTACGCGAGGTTCGCGGGTTAACTTACGGTATATACGGCCGCTGTTATGACAACCCTCTATCACGCACAATCAAATTTTACGGCAGCACTAAACTGCAACATACAGGCGCTTTTATCGATGGTGTACTTAAGCATTTAGCACTAGCAGCACAAAGCCCTGCCAGTCAGGCTGAGTTAACCGCAGTCAAAACCTACAACACCAGTAAATTAATGCTACAGCAAGATAACCCCATGGCGCTAGAGGTTGATACCATTAGGCAACTCACCTCCGGCTATTCGCCGTTATATCCGCAAGAGTTTGCAGACAGCATCGATGCCCTTACAGCTAAGCGATTACAGACGATTGCCGCCAAGGTGTTTAATCGCACGCCCTACATTGTGATCCGCGGCGATGCAGGCAAAATTAGTGTGGATCTACAGCAGAAGTTCCCAGACTGGCAGTTGATTGAAGTGACTGAAAATGAGTAA
- a CDS encoding DUF3291 domain-containing protein, with protein sequence MHLAQLNIAKAKFALDSPQLKEFVDNLEPVNHTAESSDGFVWRLQDETGDATSIHIFADPNIIINMSTWTSVDSLKNFMFRTHHRDFLRRKKEWFEALSEDSYVLWWVPIGHEPSVEEGLEKLKYLRVNGDSPYAFTFKANYSANEAEALKQA encoded by the coding sequence ATGCACCTTGCGCAGCTCAATATCGCTAAAGCTAAGTTTGCTTTAGACTCACCGCAACTGAAAGAATTTGTCGATAATTTAGAGCCCGTAAACCATACCGCAGAATCCAGTGATGGATTTGTATGGCGGCTTCAAGATGAGACGGGAGATGCCACGAGTATACACATTTTTGCTGATCCTAATATTATCATCAATATGTCGACTTGGACCTCGGTCGATTCGCTGAAAAACTTTATGTTTCGCACTCACCATCGTGATTTCTTACGTCGTAAAAAAGAGTGGTTTGAAGCGTTGAGCGAAGACAGCTATGTACTATGGTGGGTGCCTATTGGACATGAACCGAGTGTTGAAGAGGGATTAGAGAAACTAAAGTATTTAAGAGTAAATGGCGATTCACCTTATGCATTTACCTTTAAGGCTAATTACAGTGCCAATGAAGCCGAAGCACTGAAACAGGCTTAA
- a CDS encoding M16 family metallopeptidase yields MAAEQQPLSASEYRCELSAQAAPLYQTEKRIQYRQLSNGLQVRTLALADSSSISIASQFAVGSRNEIEGQTGYAHLFEHMLFKGSKHAPGDSYAQTMSELSGQFNASTFFDFTNYYLTIPAQALELSLWLEADRFRNPALTPTTVANQQAAVLEETATSIDNQPYVRKAMEFLLSQVQGTPYGHAVIGSIVDVKAATAASLNQFHQDYYRPDAMQLSLVGNIPAQTNSWIDNSFASWKRPAAAKTTMADLHIEAKPVHGEIIDERGPWPAVLLAWHTAGTNSGDAPALALLEAYLFQNKSSLIERTSLHDPDQLLSYSIPLKMQHHGVTNLVLVPRARTSLDTLTDNVDKLIESVSSKPISTQRLCQLKQIWLDKKLSILDSPSALSRTLSATIEKDAAAPLTAQWQRINAVSAADLQRVGERYFKHKRVRLDLLPPWHLRAAKTILEWLPKGAADSLEEGVM; encoded by the coding sequence ATGGCTGCAGAGCAACAGCCTCTATCAGCCAGTGAATATCGGTGCGAACTCAGCGCACAAGCCGCTCCACTGTATCAAACAGAAAAACGTATTCAATATCGCCAATTAAGCAACGGTTTACAGGTGAGAACCTTAGCCCTTGCTGACTCGTCATCTATCTCAATCGCTAGCCAGTTTGCTGTCGGCTCTCGCAATGAGATTGAAGGCCAAACAGGTTATGCCCACCTATTTGAACATATGCTTTTTAAGGGCAGTAAGCATGCTCCCGGCGATAGTTATGCTCAAACCATGAGTGAACTAAGCGGCCAGTTCAATGCCAGTACCTTTTTTGACTTCACCAATTATTACTTAACCATTCCAGCGCAAGCGTTAGAGCTAAGCTTGTGGCTGGAAGCGGATCGCTTTAGGAATCCAGCATTAACGCCAACGACAGTCGCCAATCAGCAAGCGGCGGTACTCGAAGAGACGGCCACCAGCATTGATAACCAACCATATGTGCGTAAAGCGATGGAGTTTCTGCTTTCACAAGTCCAAGGAACGCCCTATGGCCATGCGGTTATTGGTAGTATCGTCGATGTTAAAGCTGCCACAGCGGCATCGCTCAACCAATTTCACCAAGATTACTATCGACCCGATGCCATGCAGTTAAGTTTGGTGGGTAATATCCCAGCACAAACCAACAGCTGGATAGATAACAGTTTTGCCAGCTGGAAAAGGCCTGCAGCCGCTAAAACGACCATGGCGGATCTACACATTGAGGCCAAACCTGTTCACGGTGAGATAATCGATGAGCGTGGCCCTTGGCCAGCGGTATTACTCGCTTGGCATACCGCTGGTACCAACTCAGGCGATGCGCCGGCATTGGCGCTACTGGAAGCATATCTCTTTCAAAATAAAAGTAGCCTGATTGAACGCACCAGCCTTCATGATCCCGACCAGCTGCTTAGCTACTCTATTCCTTTAAAAATGCAGCACCATGGTGTGACTAACCTGGTGTTAGTGCCTCGAGCGCGCACCTCACTCGATACCTTAACCGACAATGTGGATAAACTAATTGAGTCAGTCAGCAGTAAGCCTATCTCCACTCAGCGACTTTGCCAGCTTAAGCAGATCTGGCTAGATAAAAAACTGTCAATATTAGATAGTCCATCGGCACTGTCTCGAACTCTTTCTGCGACTATAGAAAAAGATGCTGCGGCGCCTTTAACGGCGCAGTGGCAACGGATCAATGCCGTCAGCGCGGCGGATCTACAGCGAGTCGGCGAGCGCTATTTTAAGCACAAACGTGTCAGACTCGACTTACTCCCCCCTTGGCACTTACGCGCAGCCAAAACCATTTTAGAGTGGTTACCTAAAGGTGCGGCTGACAGTCTTGAAGAGGGTGTAATGTAA
- a CDS encoding nitric-oxide reductase large subunit — protein sequence MSKQRLTAIALLLVLIASFTVLLSIGSEIYREKPPIPTAFVDSQGQTLFSQDDIEQGQLVWRSMGGHQLGSIWGHGSYVAPDWTADWLHKEAQAWLDISAKQRFNLPFTQINSQQQAGLEQGLREDIRHNTVVNQANGETFTTLSATRIEAIKQVEQHYLALFGDDPKLSSLREQYAMKEGTVPSLDRREKLNAFLFWGAWAAVTERPDADYTYTNNWPFDPQIGNTPTSDNIVWSILSIVTLIAGIGALIWHHASGKHESLPKPADQDPLFFTKPTKSQRAVGKYFVTAIGLFLLQILLGGITAHYAVEGQNFYGIPLSEILPYSVTRTWHTQLAVFWIATAWLGTGLYIAPALSGHEPKFQRIGVNILWVALVVVVLGSMAGEWLGVQQYFDLDMNFLFGHQGYEYIDLGRVWQILLLGGLLIWLALVTASIRPALKVKGEMRPVIWVLYASCVAIGLFYGAGLFMGKHTNLAIAEYWRWWVVHLWVEGFFETFATSVIALMLVRLGLIRARSANAAVLFATVIFLTGGLIGTLHHLYFTGAPTSVIAWGAIFSALEVVPLALIGFEAVESYRLRSASPWMIRYKWAIMFFVATAFWNLVGAGMLGFLINPPIALYFIQGLNTTATHAHAAFMGVYGMLGMGLMLFCFRGLTGQMQWNEKLLKGAFWTMNIGLAAMVFMSLLPVGIVQFFAVIDNGYWFARSPEVIHSPLVETLVWMRVPGDVLFGIGGLFMGAFLFDIIKKAIGKKKETCELDDDQASASA from the coding sequence ATGAGCAAACAAAGACTAACGGCAATCGCACTACTGCTGGTGCTAATTGCTTCATTTACTGTACTGCTGAGTATTGGTAGTGAGATCTATCGAGAAAAACCGCCTATCCCGACGGCTTTTGTTGATAGCCAAGGACAAACACTATTTAGTCAAGATGATATCGAACAGGGACAATTGGTTTGGCGCTCTATGGGGGGGCATCAGCTGGGTTCTATATGGGGGCATGGCTCATACGTTGCACCAGACTGGACGGCTGATTGGTTACATAAAGAAGCACAAGCTTGGCTAGATATCAGCGCAAAGCAGCGTTTCAACTTGCCATTTACTCAAATAAACTCGCAGCAACAAGCGGGACTTGAGCAGGGCTTGCGCGAAGACATTCGTCATAATACAGTTGTAAATCAAGCCAATGGCGAGACTTTCACAACCCTTTCAGCCACGCGTATCGAAGCCATTAAACAGGTAGAGCAACATTACTTGGCACTCTTTGGTGATGACCCTAAGTTATCATCACTTAGAGAGCAATATGCGATGAAGGAGGGAACCGTTCCCAGCTTAGATCGCCGTGAAAAGCTTAATGCTTTCCTTTTTTGGGGTGCTTGGGCTGCGGTAACAGAGCGACCTGATGCTGATTATACTTACACCAATAACTGGCCATTTGATCCACAAATAGGTAACACGCCAACCTCTGATAATATTGTATGGTCAATCTTAAGTATTGTGACACTCATCGCTGGTATCGGTGCATTGATCTGGCATCACGCCAGTGGTAAGCATGAAAGCTTGCCTAAGCCCGCCGATCAAGATCCACTCTTTTTTACTAAACCCACTAAATCACAACGCGCTGTAGGGAAGTACTTCGTTACTGCGATAGGTCTGTTTCTATTACAGATATTGCTCGGCGGCATCACCGCACACTATGCGGTTGAAGGGCAAAATTTTTACGGTATACCACTGTCAGAAATCCTGCCCTACTCTGTTACTCGAACTTGGCATACACAACTTGCCGTCTTCTGGATTGCGACAGCTTGGCTAGGGACTGGTTTATATATTGCCCCAGCACTATCAGGGCATGAGCCTAAGTTTCAGCGCATCGGCGTAAACATACTTTGGGTGGCATTGGTTGTCGTTGTACTCGGCTCTATGGCCGGTGAATGGCTGGGGGTTCAGCAATACTTTGATCTGGACATGAACTTCCTATTTGGCCATCAAGGCTATGAATATATTGATTTAGGCCGAGTGTGGCAGATCTTACTGTTGGGAGGCTTATTAATTTGGCTTGCTCTGGTTACAGCATCAATACGCCCTGCTTTGAAAGTTAAAGGCGAGATGCGCCCAGTTATTTGGGTACTGTACGCCTCATGTGTGGCTATTGGCTTATTCTATGGCGCAGGCCTCTTTATGGGTAAGCACACCAACCTTGCGATTGCTGAATACTGGCGTTGGTGGGTTGTTCACTTGTGGGTAGAAGGCTTCTTCGAAACTTTTGCTACCTCTGTCATTGCATTAATGCTGGTACGCCTCGGGCTTATCCGTGCACGCAGCGCAAACGCAGCGGTACTTTTTGCCACAGTTATTTTCCTAACCGGTGGCTTAATAGGTACCTTACATCACTTGTACTTTACCGGCGCGCCAACCTCTGTTATTGCATGGGGCGCAATCTTCTCAGCGCTAGAAGTAGTGCCACTAGCACTGATTGGTTTTGAAGCTGTAGAAAGTTACCGCTTACGCTCTGCAAGCCCGTGGATGATCCGTTACAAGTGGGCCATTATGTTTTTTGTGGCAACCGCATTTTGGAACCTAGTCGGCGCAGGGATGTTAGGTTTCCTAATTAACCCGCCTATCGCTCTGTACTTTATTCAAGGCCTAAACACGACTGCGACTCATGCTCACGCAGCCTTTATGGGTGTGTATGGCATGCTAGGAATGGGACTCATGTTGTTCTGCTTCCGTGGACTAACAGGACAAATGCAGTGGAATGAGAAGCTACTAAAAGGCGCATTCTGGACCATGAACATAGGTTTAGCAGCGATGGTGTTTATGTCTCTGCTTCCCGTTGGTATCGTGCAGTTCTTTGCTGTTATCGACAACGGCTACTGGTTTGCTCGCTCACCAGAGGTGATCCATAGTCCACTGGTTGAAACGCTAGTATGGATGCGTGTACCAGGTGATGTTCTGTTTGGCATTGGCGGCCTATTTATGGGTGCCTTCCTCTTCGATATTATCAAGAAAGCCATTGGTAAGAAGAAAGAGACTTGCGAGCTCGATGATGATCAAGCGTCGGCTAGCGCTTAA
- a CDS encoding nuclear transport factor 2 family protein: MKRLLVIALSLLVSCAAQAQEDKSEMEQIAQHYFEAMVASQAPNATEKELENYLALLTDDVGHQHLPYQSDDSRAADGKQSMRKGMTFYLGAHTEYKAELLNLFTFNDSAIAIRYRHSAKGIHPQTKQGNSYTSIMMEVLEIEDGKVAVIRKYHE, translated from the coding sequence ATGAAGCGTTTACTAGTTATTGCATTAAGTTTGTTAGTTAGCTGTGCAGCACAGGCACAAGAAGACAAATCTGAGATGGAACAAATTGCTCAACACTATTTTGAGGCCATGGTAGCGTCTCAAGCTCCTAATGCCACAGAAAAGGAGTTGGAAAACTATTTAGCCCTGCTAACAGATGATGTTGGTCATCAACACCTTCCATATCAATCTGATGACTCTCGCGCGGCTGATGGCAAGCAAAGCATGCGTAAAGGCATGACGTTCTACCTTGGTGCACATACTGAATATAAAGCGGAACTGCTAAACCTATTTACCTTTAACGACTCCGCAATAGCGATCCGCTATCGACACAGTGCAAAAGGGATCCACCCGCAGACTAAGCAAGGGAACTCATACACTTCTATCATGATGGAAGTGCTAGAAATTGAAGATGGCAAAGTCGCTGTAATACGCAAATATCACGAGTAA
- a CDS encoding DUF3224 domain-containing protein → MIATGEFSINFTPATDDPVEAGRMLFSKTFSGDINGSSQGQMLSKRTAVANSAAYVAIESFTGVIDGLSGEVSLHHTGVMNRGADTLSVLVVPDSGTEQLTGISGVMTIKIEAGVHHYHFDYVINA, encoded by the coding sequence ATGATTGCAACTGGAGAGTTTTCAATTAATTTTACCCCGGCAACCGATGACCCCGTTGAGGCGGGGCGCATGTTGTTTAGTAAAACATTCAGCGGTGACATTAACGGTAGTAGCCAAGGGCAAATGTTGAGTAAACGCACCGCAGTAGCTAACTCTGCAGCTTATGTGGCGATTGAGTCCTTCACTGGCGTTATCGATGGTCTCAGTGGGGAAGTTTCATTACATCATACAGGCGTGATGAACCGAGGCGCCGATACCTTATCTGTGCTAGTCGTACCAGATTCTGGTACAGAGCAATTAACAGGGATCTCCGGTGTTATGACGATAAAAATAGAGGCCGGAGTACACCATTATCATTTTGATTATGTGATTAATGCCTAG
- a CDS encoding putative quinol monooxygenase, producing MSKVILSGYILVEQSELTIIKDALLTHIELTKNEPGCIVFEVSQDNEQMNRFNVYEEFIDETSFKAHQSRVANSKWGEVTVNVERHYHKK from the coding sequence TTGAGTAAGGTCATTTTATCTGGCTATATCTTGGTTGAGCAGTCTGAGTTAACAATAATAAAAGACGCACTGTTGACACACATTGAGCTCACAAAAAACGAGCCTGGTTGTATCGTGTTTGAAGTTTCACAAGACAATGAACAAATGAATCGCTTTAATGTCTATGAGGAGTTTATTGATGAAACCTCGTTTAAAGCGCATCAATCTCGAGTCGCCAATTCAAAGTGGGGCGAAGTGACGGTGAATGTCGAAAGGCATTATCACAAAAAATAG
- a CDS encoding DUF4347 domain-containing protein, whose protein sequence is MESPKHVSTYSTFNDSLTHFSLFDDANIETDVESELSTVVDTKFSAKDIKFPRQFPLSWLLLLCCLLFINEAIANELPATASLLNIDSSTVLVVVDDTVQDLAGLLQSVNGEAQLLMLDANQEPFTQINQAIANEPSYIGIIMVASAASDAIYLAGRWIDKLYLVNHRESVSQFGAHFGSNSHFMLLTNDSIANPKGKQLLQLIKGLTQLNITAYGDAEHPYLFSNNTVQFF, encoded by the coding sequence ATGGAAAGCCCAAAGCACGTTTCAACATATTCAACGTTTAATGACAGCCTGACCCATTTCAGCCTGTTTGATGATGCTAATATAGAGACTGATGTAGAGTCGGAGCTGTCTACTGTTGTTGATACTAAATTTAGCGCTAAAGATATTAAGTTCCCTAGACAATTTCCGTTAAGCTGGTTACTTCTGTTGTGTTGTCTGCTATTTATAAATGAAGCCATAGCGAATGAGTTACCAGCCACAGCATCATTGCTCAACATAGACAGCTCAACCGTACTGGTCGTCGTTGATGATACGGTGCAAGATCTAGCAGGGCTGCTGCAAAGCGTTAACGGAGAGGCGCAGCTGTTAATGCTAGATGCTAACCAAGAGCCATTTACCCAAATTAATCAAGCTATCGCCAACGAGCCGAGTTACATTGGCATCATTATGGTCGCTTCTGCGGCAAGTGATGCGATCTATTTAGCAGGGCGCTGGATTGATAAGCTGTATCTTGTTAATCATCGTGAGAGCGTTAGCCAGTTTGGGGCTCATTTCGGTTCAAATAGTCATTTTATGCTTCTGACCAACGACAGTATCGCTAACCCAAAAGGCAAACAATTATTACAGTTGATTAAAGGGCTTACTCAGTTAAATATTACTGCCTATGGTGATGCAGAACACCCCTATTTATTTTCAAATAATACCGTTCAATTTTTCTAG